The Candidatus Eremiobacteraceae bacterium DNA window CGTCGTGCACGACCCACGGCTGCTGGATGCCTAAAATCGTCGCTTGAAAATCTCGATCACGCATGCCTCGGGGTACAACGAAGCGGCTCGGGGATACTTCTCCCGAGCCACCACAATTCCCGAAGACCCGATTTATCTCGACCGCTGCGGCCTGACGGGAAGAAAAGGGAGCGGTCGAGCTTTAGCTCGACCGCCGCGGTCTTACCAATGCGAGATCGTCTGCGGTCGACGATGAACGTCGACCGCTCCATCGCTAACTGGGCTTACGCCGAGTATCCCTTGAGCATGTCGTGGATGCGGCCTGTGATTTTGAGCGCGTCATCGAGCTTGCGCTGCCACAGATTCCGTCCGAAGATGAGTCCGGTGACGCCTGCGTCCATCGCGAGCTGGGCCTTATGGAGCAGATCGTCGTCGCCGACCTTGCTGCCTCCCGAGATGAGCACGAGCGTGCGCCCCGCCGACTTGACGACCTTCCGCACGGTGTCCGCCTCTGACAGGTTCAGCGTGTTGTACGGCTTGGGCTCCTTGTCGTTCGGCTCGGGCTTCGGCACATTGAGCTTGACGATGTCCGCCCCGAGCTCGCACGCCATGCGCGCAGCGTAGTCGACCGCGTAAAGCGAATCCTGACCGCCTTTTTCCTTGATGGCCTTGCCGCGCGGATAGGACCACACGACGAGCGGCATACCGTAGCGCTCGCAATCGCGGCGCACGTCGGTGAGCTGCTTGATGTCGTCATCTTGACGAGGCGATCCGACGTAAAGAGTGTAGCCGACCGCATCCGCGCCGAGACGGACCGCGTCTTCGACGCTACCGGTGAGCGGGGAGAACGGGTCGTCGTCGCTCGGCACGTTCGTCTTGCCGTTGATCTTTAGCAGAAGCGGCACTTTGCCGGCGTACTTCGAGAAGTACTTCGCGGCGAGACCGTAGTGGAGCGCTATGCCCGAATAGTTGCCCTCGAGAGCGAGACGATATTCGTAATCCGGGTCGATGCTGTCGGGGTTGTCGAAGAAATCGACCGGTCCATGTTCGATGCCTTGATCGATCGGCAGGAAGAGCAGCGTGCCGTTTCCCGGTCCATACTCGTAGAGCATCCGGTGCAGCCGTGCGCGCTTGCCCGGCGAGAGCGCGAGGTCATCGATCGTCGGCCGGGTCACCTTGGTGAGCATCGAAAACGTCCTCCCGCGACAAGCGCGCGAATCGTGTGAACCGTGAAGTTCGGCGGGGCGTCGCGCCGCCCCTCGGGTGTCCGCCGTTTGTCGTCAGGACTTTGTGCCTGTCGGCGCAGACTTTTTACGTGCGGCGATCACACCATCGAGGCCCCAAACCAGACCGGTCGGCAGCAGCGCGTTGATCATCGAGAGCGCCGCCGTGCCGAGGTCCAATCCGCCTATGCTCTGCCACTGCAAGAAGCCGCTCTTCGCGGCCCAGTAGTTGAGCGGCAAGAAAACGCCGACGATCCCGCCGACGCGCGTGAACAAGCCGAGCAGCAACGACACGCCGGTCAGCGTCTCGCCCCATGCGACGAGGACCGCGAACACCGGCGCGTGCGGGATGACGAAGTTCGTGACGAAATCATGATACGGTTCGGACGTGTGTTGCACCATGTCGCCGACGAAGCTAACGAAGTCGCCGTTGGGC harbors:
- a CDS encoding DoxX family protein: MFPSASYYARALAGLRIFTGLAWLSHGEFKITDPQWSVPNGDFVSFVGDMVQHTSEPYHDFVTNFVIPHAPVFAVLVAWGETLTGVSLLLGLFTRVGGIVGVFLPLNYWAAKSGFLQWQSIGGLDLGTAALSMINALLPTGLVWGLDGVIAARKKSAPTGTKS